One window of Methanogenium organophilum genomic DNA carries:
- a CDS encoding Tc toxin subunit A-related protein, whose protein sequence is MPIPNHALTLSSIKILSIQWENPSKNDVASLQAALKKLKLEVAPEELNKNEMGDTTKAAIRKFQEEAGLRVDGKLSPNTVEKLKEKLEHNYFAGNKTRTKKIHTLLEQAGQIIDPSEVKSRIFGKSTEEAVRQFQRTVGLPDDGQLNEDVVNRLTEEALKAHFTTKNQVGHLQQTLLRVNHIAKLDSKIDPDELKRKDLGHSTRAVITAFQKKYELEPTGELNVATYERLISVAASRPIPMKTLKVKSANNLSPIKRILRLNMTNKHVGNLQMILAYLGHKIDEKEFKTNTFGKTTRQAVLNYQRDNGLPVNGHADRMTQRSLNQQIKQVNPQAFVGEYPFLIKGCVRDDLWQGRSGLSVQVWEKPLRGEGTLLAERTTLHNGFFNVMYDPPRNPVTGQIKVPFHLLIKLIDENNNEILQSKVLFNPTAIDWINFTEGNEPYRGTSEYEVRMKLVNRFLNDTSIEDIQETENEQDITHLALNAGQSQEDVMRLLLSHHIYRKLDSPIISPEAIYAFIRQSLPSTLPSDLLGSTEEWTKIEELVDQTVNGLVFMETELQTRALNTAIKENFIPVVISQKKEQILAALSSLKQSYTLEKPILIGNGSIKSLLEISLVDRINYSKIADTFVKHKNFNDNFWIDLKDRANEFGGTMAVEDFEKTVNLGYITKNHEPTLSFLKSKNIIPRQLVKLTHKQWTELIEENDTDLPEWIDGSTLEKKKNNYAAILVSQSEKLFPALAFTAAIKTSNKHGLSNIDTIIDFLDTHPDFDLRTTNLDTFFREKRPDIPEYVRTEARVMQRVHRIAPSAAVGRVLLDEKIHSSAQIVSLGKERFVGILERNGINQRTALTIYGFAEFQYAQVLARIAEYRFELHRTNPQAVAHHTFTKEEFSEYLEDIPNLETLFGSLDFCECKHCQSVYGAPAYLTDLLRFLGNQDSEEDGKSVKNKLFERRPDIGEIKLNCENTDTPLPYIDLVCEILENAVIEPNNNGQVTFNPQTTRTKQELRAFPENICKEAYDILRTADYPMNISFDLWQEESRIFLQHLGISRYELMEAFQAPKGSNTFPLDLNIAGDFWGISPHETSIIVTPFENTQKLDLFWGFDTSVSEVKVSKFLNHAKINYQELLQLIDVKWFNPAIFTAVFAEKLNIERRPIESCDPDKHYIKNFSATQFDKIHRFLRLWRKTGWEMWELDLLIRSDRVGNGKVDKDTLIRLKQFKQLQEKLRLPFETVLSFFNQINTEERAKPGDPEKIIQPLYINLFQNPAIINPIDPTYQLTLSGQGKLTEHKSTILAALSITETELSSLMGRINDSLDLANLSFIYNHVNLARGLNVPVKDLLILLDLSGVADVFASPKQTLNFIELYEWVQKSGFLIQEIDYILNYQPDSPFGLREEVITQFIRSLRDSLQSISVHKEEEIISQISAQCSLEDDQAQSVLEQLDLLCWQQVSSHGRLQDLEQIISAIADFVSTLAPTEGGDRTQETSLLFEAINLQDRLQKQGQIISQIATSFSLTDNQARLLVQNLTLQRKVIYHLSGDKITERDSNNEYLTEITSINYPDIYNSYYLLHKASLIVKRHAIKDKYDLEWLLTRSEQFKLLDLNTLPIADTQVQPPFQPWLALYKWLHFRSQYPEPEEVSLRHIFSLAADNTPSIEDVLGAISKLTTWKEDDLKALHLEWQLQHGELIQPGEISDYANPDIYIRLQRCFNQVKRLGVEVCTILNWAKCDEDIQFHSAQQIKQVAKSKHDYSTWLSILTPFQDELRESKQYALVNFLIERSLRTEEEEIYFNNENYANPKYWQNSNDLLRYFLIDVDMSACQLTSRIKQAIGSIQMFVQRCFLNLEKPYVQISKEESEDTVSLDSWKQWKWMKNYRIWEANRKVFLYPENWIEPELRDDKSPFFEELENEILQNEITHENVETAYIHYLEKVHEVSRLEIIGIYHELDDENPNDDLPPNVNVIHVIGRTRSQPAVYYYRQFDLSYGIWTAWEKIELDIIGDHVIPVVFNRKVYLFWLIFTEKPQKIKKQPPATLTDEDAPADSPEPPKMLEIQLAWSVKKERGWASKKVSQQKLIHPWERPLFSYTLKPRYKSLKNQLWLDIYISSSRYFNNTRFYDPYKIVKGKIVKEYATAFRYDETALPWHSSSFVFDGEVVDVKLKPLAGFYRIMNSEGIASEDLVSTDSYRYVHDNFGDAGETITRMEGRYQIAPRLVLPEGMHYSNSRLTNNRLRSNTSLLNILENNSTTTVLEGAISPFEVIIAPQNFRFELSAWNNYISEIGNSLALNKDEERLLEYRLSILTDQNRELIISELAGEFSLTKDQVQLLRKMVGEIPDTRWGQTPFFYQDRERIFFIRPEWQEPILGANNTFQYFKYFVYPFYHPYAALFIRELYRSGIDGLLNRRIQLFPQSFYPTNTFRFDSSYRPNLKCLPDTTTERDIIDFSQYGAYAIYNWEIFFHAPLLIACKLSQNQRFEEAMRWFHYIFDPTNTEALNVPQRYWITKPFFEQNSEDYRKQRIENLLKNINTNLDQIRAWKNNPFKPHSIARYRPIAYQKMVVMKYIDNLVAWGDQLFRRDTIESLNEATTLYILAYELLGTRPTKIPNVQHKDLSYNEMVADGNLDPFGNKRVEVLMENFTDTPVTPFRPRKETEPLPTLDIFYFSIPNNDDLLEYWNTVEGRLFNIRHCMNIEGIVRELPLFEPPIDPALLVKAAAAGIDLSSVLSDTAVSQGYYRFRVLSHRALEFCNVVKSLGDKILSALEKKDAESLALLRSSHEIHTLEAIREVRKQQISEAKEAWAGFEKGIEVLDKKITYYESLPRMNDFEVSGVWLHGIGIGSEIAATISSTVAASSHLAPKFKAGATGFGGTPTLTVEYGGESMANASAAFAAFFHGLGSCLHASAEMVQTQGGYTRRHDENQFQKTLAEKEKVQLAKQVEAARIRYLITEKEFENEELQIEHAKSVDEYMRSKYTNQQLFNWMLNNLATVYFQSYQLAYDMAKKAEKCYQFELGIFDTSFIQFGYWDSMKKGLLAGEKLANDIHRMETSYLDEHKRQLEIIKHISLAQVQPVSLLMLKEKGHCSVTLPEWLFDMDYPGHYQRRIKSVSITIPCVVGPYTSINCTLSLTNNGVRITNDTTSGYGDPLDPDTPRFIRGNVPVQSIATSHGQNDAGVFELNFSDDRYLPFEGAGVVSEWQINLPKENNQFDFSTISDVILHIRYTAEAGDNNLVNAAKANIELVLPNAGFLFIILNHEFGNEWYRFIHPSEEPDQELVFTLENKHLPFYARNKISKLNKVDLIVESTHEDIYSFKLQLPGTITSTLEQMVVDQIDKGVHHFEKSDIPQGTPVLGKWKFFDWKIQLKEEYEHPVRKLKSDDIKNAYMIINYSIE, encoded by the coding sequence ATGCCCATACCAAATCATGCTTTAACCTTAAGCTCAATAAAAATATTGAGCATACAATGGGAAAATCCGAGTAAAAATGATGTTGCAAGTCTGCAAGCAGCGTTGAAAAAGCTGAAGTTGGAAGTTGCTCCTGAAGAGCTGAATAAAAATGAAATGGGGGATACTACTAAAGCTGCCATTAGAAAATTCCAGGAAGAAGCCGGTTTAAGGGTGGATGGTAAACTATCACCAAACACTGTTGAAAAGTTAAAGGAAAAACTGGAGCATAACTATTTTGCGGGAAATAAAACCCGTACGAAGAAAATTCATACTCTTCTCGAACAAGCGGGCCAGATTATTGATCCAAGTGAAGTAAAAAGCCGCATATTTGGGAAAAGCACTGAAGAAGCTGTCAGACAGTTCCAGAGGACAGTGGGGCTACCCGATGATGGCCAGTTAAATGAGGATGTAGTCAACAGGCTCACGGAAGAGGCACTCAAGGCCCATTTCACCACGAAAAACCAAGTCGGCCACCTGCAACAAACACTTTTGCGTGTAAACCACATTGCTAAACTTGATTCCAAGATTGATCCAGATGAATTAAAACGAAAAGATCTTGGCCATAGCACCCGAGCAGTCATCACTGCTTTCCAGAAAAAATATGAACTGGAACCGACTGGTGAACTGAACGTAGCCACATACGAACGACTGATATCTGTAGCGGCCAGTCGCCCAATCCCGATGAAGACATTGAAGGTCAAATCGGCGAATAACCTTAGCCCAATCAAACGGATTCTGCGTCTGAACATGACCAATAAGCATGTTGGCAATCTCCAGATGATTCTGGCTTATCTAGGTCATAAGATTGATGAAAAAGAGTTCAAGACCAACACTTTTGGTAAAACGACGCGACAAGCGGTATTGAATTACCAACGTGATAATGGTCTGCCAGTAAATGGCCACGCAGACCGGATGACACAACGTTCACTCAACCAGCAGATAAAGCAGGTAAATCCACAAGCCTTTGTAGGTGAATATCCTTTCCTGATTAAAGGGTGTGTCCGAGATGATCTCTGGCAAGGAAGATCCGGACTATCAGTACAAGTTTGGGAAAAACCATTACGTGGAGAGGGTACGCTTCTCGCAGAGAGAACTACTTTACATAATGGTTTTTTCAACGTAATGTATGATCCACCGCGTAATCCTGTAACTGGTCAAATCAAGGTGCCCTTCCACTTATTGATAAAATTAATTGATGAGAACAATAACGAGATTCTCCAGAGTAAAGTCCTTTTCAATCCCACAGCCATTGATTGGATCAACTTTACTGAAGGGAATGAACCTTACCGTGGCACTTCTGAATACGAGGTGCGGATGAAATTGGTTAATAGATTCCTCAATGATACATCCATTGAAGATATTCAGGAAACCGAAAATGAACAGGATATTACCCACCTAGCGTTAAATGCAGGACAATCCCAAGAAGATGTGATGCGTTTGTTGCTCTCGCATCACATCTATAGAAAGCTGGATAGTCCAATAATATCTCCTGAAGCGATTTATGCTTTCATTCGACAAAGTCTGCCCTCCACTCTTCCAAGCGATTTACTAGGAAGTACAGAAGAATGGACCAAAATTGAGGAATTGGTTGATCAGACCGTTAATGGTTTGGTCTTCATGGAAACCGAACTTCAAACGCGGGCCTTAAATACTGCAATAAAAGAAAATTTCATCCCTGTTGTAATAAGCCAGAAGAAAGAGCAAATTCTGGCAGCCCTTTCCTCTCTCAAACAAAGTTATACTCTAGAAAAGCCCATCCTCATTGGAAATGGAAGTATCAAATCCCTCCTTGAGATATCTCTCGTGGATCGGATCAATTATAGTAAAATTGCTGATACCTTTGTAAAGCATAAAAATTTTAATGATAATTTCTGGATTGATCTTAAAGATCGTGCCAATGAATTTGGCGGAACAATGGCGGTGGAGGACTTCGAGAAAACCGTGAATCTCGGCTACATTACCAAAAACCATGAACCTACGCTCTCCTTTCTGAAATCAAAAAATATAATCCCAAGGCAACTGGTGAAACTGACACATAAGCAATGGACAGAGTTGATTGAGGAGAATGATACTGATCTCCCAGAGTGGATTGATGGTAGTACCCTTGAGAAGAAGAAAAATAATTATGCAGCCATATTGGTCAGTCAGAGCGAAAAACTATTCCCTGCTCTTGCCTTTACCGCTGCAATAAAAACAAGCAATAAACATGGTTTATCCAATATCGACACGATAATTGATTTTCTCGATACGCACCCGGATTTTGATCTTCGCACTACCAACCTTGATACGTTTTTCAGGGAAAAACGTCCTGATATTCCAGAATACGTGCGTACTGAAGCCAGGGTCATGCAAAGAGTACATCGTATTGCACCTAGTGCAGCCGTAGGCCGCGTGTTATTGGATGAAAAAATTCATAGTTCTGCTCAGATCGTATCACTTGGCAAAGAGAGATTTGTTGGGATATTAGAAAGGAATGGCATTAACCAGCGTACTGCTTTGACTATATATGGTTTTGCTGAGTTTCAATATGCCCAGGTTTTAGCTAGAATAGCCGAATATCGGTTTGAATTACATCGGACAAATCCACAGGCTGTTGCACATCATACCTTCACTAAGGAAGAATTTTCTGAGTACTTGGAAGATATCCCAAACCTTGAAACACTCTTTGGTTCACTGGATTTTTGTGAATGTAAGCATTGCCAATCCGTATACGGCGCTCCCGCATATCTCACCGACTTATTACGATTCCTCGGAAATCAGGATTCCGAAGAGGATGGAAAATCAGTCAAGAATAAACTCTTCGAGCGTCGTCCAGATATAGGAGAAATAAAACTGAATTGTGAGAATACGGACACTCCATTACCCTATATCGATCTTGTGTGTGAAATTTTGGAAAATGCTGTCATTGAGCCGAATAATAATGGGCAAGTAACATTCAACCCCCAGACCACACGAACAAAGCAGGAATTGCGGGCTTTTCCTGAAAATATCTGTAAAGAGGCATATGATATCCTACGAACTGCCGATTACCCTATGAATATCTCATTTGACCTCTGGCAGGAAGAATCGCGCATATTTCTTCAGCACCTGGGAATCAGCCGGTATGAATTGATGGAAGCATTCCAAGCCCCAAAGGGTAGCAATACATTTCCCTTAGATCTAAACATTGCAGGCGATTTTTGGGGGATATCCCCGCATGAAACGAGTATAATTGTAACACCTTTTGAAAATACGCAAAAACTGGATTTGTTCTGGGGGTTCGACACATCGGTTTCCGAAGTTAAGGTTTCCAAGTTCCTTAATCACGCCAAAATAAATTATCAGGAATTATTGCAACTCATAGACGTTAAATGGTTCAATCCTGCTATCTTTACTGCTGTCTTTGCTGAAAAACTGAATATCGAAAGAAGACCCATTGAAAGTTGCGATCCGGATAAACATTATATTAAAAATTTTTCTGCCACACAATTCGACAAGATACACCGTTTTCTTCGCTTGTGGCGAAAGACAGGCTGGGAGATGTGGGAGTTAGACCTCCTAATTCGCTCCGACAGAGTAGGTAATGGTAAAGTTGACAAGGATACATTGATACGATTGAAACAATTCAAGCAATTACAGGAAAAGTTACGGCTTCCATTCGAAACCGTCTTGAGTTTCTTTAACCAGATCAATACCGAAGAACGGGCGAAACCAGGAGACCCAGAGAAGATTATTCAGCCCCTTTATATCAATTTATTCCAAAATCCTGCTATCATTAATCCAATCGATCCCACCTATCAATTAACACTTTCAGGACAAGGTAAACTTACAGAACATAAATCAACTATTCTTGCTGCGCTCTCCATTACCGAGACAGAATTAAGTTCACTTATGGGGAGGATTAATGATAGTCTTGATCTTGCGAATCTCTCGTTTATTTACAATCATGTCAATCTCGCGAGAGGGCTGAATGTACCAGTAAAAGACCTGCTGATTCTCCTAGATCTGTCAGGAGTGGCGGATGTATTTGCCTCACCAAAACAGACTCTTAATTTTATCGAGTTGTACGAATGGGTACAAAAGTCAGGATTTTTGATCCAAGAAATAGATTACATTTTAAATTATCAGCCAGACTCCCCGTTTGGTCTGCGGGAAGAGGTAATAACCCAGTTTATCAGGTCTTTGAGAGATAGTTTGCAAAGTATATCCGTTCATAAAGAGGAAGAAATTATCTCTCAAATTTCCGCGCAGTGTTCTTTAGAGGACGACCAGGCACAGTCAGTTCTCGAACAGCTTGATTTATTATGTTGGCAACAAGTCAGCTCCCATGGGCGTCTTCAGGATCTTGAGCAAATTATATCGGCGATTGCTGATTTCGTATCAACACTTGCTCCTACAGAGGGGGGCGATAGAACACAAGAGACCAGTTTATTATTCGAAGCTATTAACCTGCAGGATCGCCTTCAAAAACAGGGTCAAATAATATCCCAAATAGCCACGTCATTCTCATTGACCGACAACCAAGCGCGCTTGCTCGTGCAGAATCTAACCCTTCAAAGGAAAGTAATCTATCACCTGTCAGGTGATAAAATAACAGAGAGGGACAGTAATAATGAGTACCTCACTGAGATTACTTCAATAAACTACCCGGATATCTACAATAGCTATTATCTATTGCATAAAGCCTCGCTGATTGTAAAGAGGCACGCAATAAAGGATAAATACGATCTGGAATGGCTATTGACAAGATCTGAACAATTTAAGTTGCTTGATCTTAACACTCTGCCAATTGCGGATACGCAAGTACAGCCCCCCTTCCAACCGTGGTTGGCCCTTTACAAATGGTTACATTTCAGGTCTCAATATCCCGAACCAGAAGAGGTTTCGTTAAGACATATCTTCTCGTTGGCTGCAGATAATACTCCGAGTATCGAGGATGTACTTGGAGCCATAAGCAAACTGACTACTTGGAAAGAGGACGACCTGAAAGCATTACACTTAGAGTGGCAGCTTCAACATGGAGAACTAATACAACCTGGCGAAATTTCTGATTATGCCAATCCAGACATATATATCCGTCTACAAAGGTGTTTCAACCAGGTTAAACGGCTTGGGGTGGAAGTATGTACGATTCTAAACTGGGCGAAATGTGATGAAGACATACAATTCCATTCAGCTCAACAGATAAAACAGGTTGCAAAATCAAAACACGATTATAGTACCTGGCTATCAATACTGACCCCATTTCAAGACGAATTACGCGAGAGTAAACAATATGCACTAGTAAATTTTTTGATTGAACGTTCTCTGAGAACAGAAGAAGAGGAAATATATTTTAACAATGAAAATTATGCGAATCCGAAATATTGGCAGAATTCTAATGATTTATTGCGTTATTTCCTGATAGATGTCGATATGAGCGCCTGCCAGTTAACTTCTCGAATTAAACAGGCGATCGGCTCGATACAGATGTTTGTACAGCGCTGTTTCCTCAATCTTGAAAAACCCTATGTTCAAATTTCCAAGGAAGAGTCGGAAGACACAGTATCGCTGGACAGTTGGAAACAATGGAAATGGATGAAGAATTACAGAATATGGGAGGCAAACCGAAAGGTGTTCCTCTACCCAGAGAATTGGATCGAGCCAGAACTAAGAGATGATAAGTCGCCATTCTTTGAGGAATTGGAAAATGAAATTTTACAGAATGAGATTACGCATGAAAATGTTGAAACTGCCTATATACATTATTTAGAAAAAGTTCATGAAGTATCCCGACTTGAAATAATCGGCATCTACCATGAATTGGATGACGAGAATCCCAATGATGATCTACCACCAAATGTCAATGTGATTCACGTCATCGGCAGAACAAGATCTCAGCCTGCCGTTTATTACTATCGTCAGTTTGATTTAAGTTATGGTATCTGGACAGCCTGGGAGAAAATCGAGTTGGATATCATCGGCGATCACGTTATTCCGGTGGTTTTCAATCGTAAGGTCTATTTATTCTGGTTGATTTTCACGGAAAAACCCCAGAAAATAAAGAAGCAACCTCCAGCAACATTAACAGATGAAGATGCACCGGCTGATTCCCCAGAACCACCGAAAATGCTGGAGATTCAACTCGCATGGAGTGTCAAGAAGGAGAGAGGATGGGCGTCGAAGAAAGTTTCCCAGCAGAAGCTCATTCATCCTTGGGAGCGCCCACTCTTCTCGTACACTTTAAAACCACGGTATAAGAGCCTGAAGAACCAATTATGGCTGGATATTTACATTTCTTCTTCTCGATATTTCAACAACACAAGATTCTATGATCCCTACAAGATTGTTAAAGGTAAGATTGTAAAAGAATACGCTACTGCTTTTAGGTACGATGAGACGGCACTTCCTTGGCATTCTTCTTCTTTTGTATTTGATGGGGAAGTAGTAGATGTCAAGCTGAAACCATTGGCAGGTTTTTATCGGATTATGAATAGCGAAGGTATTGCTTCTGAAGACCTAGTTTCAACCGATTCCTATCGATACGTTCATGATAACTTTGGGGATGCAGGTGAAACCATCACACGTATGGAGGGAAGATATCAGATCGCTCCTCGCCTTGTGCTTCCCGAGGGAATGCATTATTCAAATTCTCGTCTAACAAATAATCGTTTAAGGAGCAATACGAGCCTGTTGAACATTCTAGAAAACAACTCAACAACGACAGTGCTAGAAGGTGCCATATCGCCGTTCGAAGTAATTATTGCACCTCAGAATTTTCGATTCGAACTTTCGGCATGGAATAACTACATTTCTGAGATTGGGAATTCTTTAGCATTGAACAAGGATGAAGAACGGCTCTTAGAATACCGACTCTCAATACTTACAGATCAGAACAGAGAATTAATTATTTCTGAGCTTGCCGGTGAATTTTCGTTAACCAAAGATCAAGTGCAGCTACTCAGAAAGATGGTGGGCGAAATTCCGGATACACGATGGGGGCAGACTCCATTTTTCTACCAAGATAGGGAGAGGATTTTCTTCATCAGACCTGAATGGCAAGAGCCCATCCTTGGTGCTAACAACACATTCCAGTATTTCAAATATTTCGTCTATCCTTTTTACCACCCGTATGCTGCCCTTTTCATCCGTGAATTATACCGTAGTGGCATAGATGGATTATTAAACCGTCGAATTCAGCTATTCCCGCAATCATTCTATCCAACAAATACATTTAGATTCGACTCTAGTTATCGCCCCAACTTAAAATGCCTCCCGGATACGACAACAGAGCGTGATATTATTGATTTCAGCCAGTACGGTGCATATGCAATATATAACTGGGAAATATTTTTCCATGCTCCCCTATTGATTGCCTGTAAGCTCAGCCAGAATCAGCGGTTCGAGGAAGCAATGCGTTGGTTCCACTATATCTTCGATCCCACAAATACAGAAGCTCTCAATGTACCACAGCGCTACTGGATTACCAAACCTTTCTTCGAGCAAAACAGTGAAGATTATCGGAAACAGCGCATTGAAAATCTCCTTAAGAACATCAATACAAACCTTGATCAAATAAGGGCATGGAAGAACAATCCATTCAAACCTCATTCAATTGCTCGTTATCGACCGATTGCATATCAAAAAATGGTTGTAATGAAGTATATTGACAACCTCGTTGCCTGGGGCGATCAATTATTCAGGAGGGATACAATAGAATCCCTCAACGAAGCCACCACACTCTATATCCTGGCTTACGAACTACTCGGCACACGTCCAACAAAGATTCCAAACGTTCAACACAAAGATCTGTCGTACAACGAAATGGTTGCTGACGGTAATTTAGATCCCTTCGGTAATAAAAGGGTAGAAGTATTAATGGAGAATTTTACGGACACTCCTGTGACTCCCTTCCGTCCCCGAAAAGAAACTGAACCCCTGCCAACTCTTGACATATTTTATTTTAGCATCCCAAACAACGATGATTTATTAGAGTATTGGAATACTGTGGAAGGCCGGTTGTTCAATATACGGCATTGCATGAATATTGAAGGAATTGTCCGTGAGTTGCCATTATTCGAACCACCGATTGATCCAGCATTGCTAGTAAAAGCAGCAGCAGCAGGAATTGATCTCAGCAGTGTACTGAGTGATACTGCCGTTTCCCAAGGATATTACCGTTTCCGAGTTTTATCACATAGGGCATTAGAGTTTTGTAATGTAGTAAAATCCCTTGGTGACAAAATACTCTCGGCTTTAGAGAAAAAAGATGCAGAGAGTTTGGCACTCCTTCGTTCTTCTCATGAGATACATACGCTCGAAGCTATAAGAGAAGTCCGAAAACAGCAGATTTCAGAGGCAAAAGAAGCATGGGCCGGTTTTGAAAAAGGAATTGAAGTGCTCGATAAAAAGATTACTTACTATGAATCATTACCACGAATGAACGATTTTGAGGTATCAGGTGTTTGGTTACACGGCATAGGAATAGGTTCAGAGATCGCAGCGACAATTTCTTCGACGGTTGCTGCCAGTTCTCATCTGGCTCCTAAATTTAAGGCAGGAGCAACGGGATTTGGTGGCACGCCAACTCTGACTGTCGAATATGGTGGTGAAAGTATGGCCAACGCATCTGCTGCTTTTGCGGCATTTTTCCATGGTCTTGGAAGCTGTTTACATGCTTCTGCTGAAATGGTACAAACTCAAGGGGGATATACAAGACGTCATGATGAGAACCAATTCCAAAAAACACTTGCTGAAAAAGAGAAAGTACAATTGGCAAAACAGGTTGAGGCTGCACGAATTCGTTATCTGATAACTGAAAAAGAATTCGAAAACGAAGAGTTGCAAATCGAACACGCAAAATCAGTTGACGAATACATGCGAAGTAAGTACACTAATCAGCAATTGTTCAATTGGATGCTAAATAACCTTGCTACCGTCTATTTCCAGAGCTACCAGCTTGCTTATGATATGGCAAAGAAGGCTGAAAAATGTTATCAGTTCGAGCTTGGAATATTTGACACCTCATTTATTCAGTTTGGTTATTGGGATAGTATGAAAAAAGGTCTCCTTGCAGGAGAGAAGTTAGCCAATGACATACATCGTATGGAGACCTCATACCTCGATGAGCATAAACGACAATTGGAGATTATTAAGCATATCTCACTAGCTCAGGTTCAACCGGTTAGCTTGTTGATGTTGAAGGAGAAAGGGCACTGTTCGGTAACATTGCCGGAATGGTTATTTGATATGGATTATCCCGGACACTACCAACGCAGGATAAAATCAGTTTCAATTACCATACCCTGTGTGGTAGGGCCATATACCAGCATAAATTGCACACTTTCACTCACTAATAATGGTGTTCGTATAACAAACGACACTACGAGTGGATACGGAGATCCTCTGGATCCAGATACCCCCCGATTTATTCGAGGTAATGTACCCGTTCAATCCATTGCTACCAGTCATGGCCAAAATGATGCTGGAGTCTTTGAATTGAACTTCAGCGATGATCGATATCTGCCTTTTGAAGGCGCCGGAGTAGTCAGTGAATGGCAGATCAATCTACCTAAAGAAAATAATCAGTTTGACTTTTCCACGATTTCGGATGTGATTCTGCACATTCGCTACACAGCAGAGGCCGGAGATAATAATCTTGTTAATGCTGCAAAAGCCAACATAGAATTAGTATTACCCAACGCTGGGTTCCTTTTTATTATTCTGAACCATGAATTTGGCAATGAGTGGTATCGATTTATTCATCCTTCTGAGGAACCGGATCAAGAACTGGTATTTACGCTAGAGAACAAGCATCTTCCGTTCTATGCACGAAATAAAATTTCAAAGCTTAATAAGGTGGACCTAATTGTTGAGAGCACCCATGAAGATATTTACTCGTTTAAACTGCAGCTTCCAGGTACGATCACCTCGACTCTTGAACAAATGGTTGTGGATCAAATCGATAAGGGAGTGCATCATTTTGAAAAGAGTGATATTCCACAAGGGACGCCGGTTTTAGGTAAATGGAAATTTTTTGATTGGAAAATACAATTAAAGGAAGAATATGAACATCCAGTCCGAAAATTGAAGAGTGATGATATTAAAAATGCCTATATGATCATCAATTATAGCATTGAATGA